One Glycine max cultivar Williams 82 chromosome 8, Glycine_max_v4.0, whole genome shotgun sequence genomic window, CTATTGGTTTAAGGACCCAAATTATGTGGTagctctttatttttatttattgttaatatttacAATGAACAAGTGATTAAAAGCTTAAGTAATCAATCAGAGTATTAAGCAGTAAGTTCATGCACATACATTATCTTGACATCTTGAAGATGTGAGTTAGCAATGCTTTTAAGGTGAAACTTGGGGATCATATTCAGCACTTTGCTTTTTCACTTAACTGGATGGTTGATAAATGCTAGGGGTGGCTCATGTATCAGTATTATTGTTGTTCACTTTTATGTTATGTATATGCCTCTTTTACCAGACTGGTTTGTGTTCCAAGTTATAAGCCTGAGAATTTCTTGTGCAATCACTCTACATAGTTCTTAGTTCTTTTGTCATGATTATTTAAAGGACAGTAATCAggttcttaatttatttttgagaaGTACAAGTGTATTAATCTAACAGCTGCAGTATACATTTGTTTTGTAGGATATGATAGAATCAATGCCTCATGATGCACATCCTATGGGCATGCTTGTCAATGCCATGAGCGCTTTGTCTGTTTTTCATCCTGATGCAAATCCTGCTCTCAAAGTAAGTAACACAAACTTTGGTCAAGTTCAAGTTACTGAACTTTTGATCTGCTCGACAGTGATTCATAAACAATGCAAACCTTACCTTTGTTAtgaaaatatgttcttaattttatcttgtagaaacttgtatttttttaaatttctagttTTTGCAAATCTTTTAGCtcatttcatttgattttttgtgAGTATTATATACTCACATAGGTGGTTGTTAAGTATTATTTACAGTAATGAGCTTTGATTCTGTTGATATTAAAGGGATTTAGGTAGGTAAGGAGGAAGAAAGAATAGAGATTCTGAATAATATTCTCTTGTATATAATGACATGACCTGTTGGATGTGATACAAAAACAAAGCTATAATCTCTATTTATACTTATACAAGACTCCTAATACTAATGAAATAAGGAAACAGATTGTAAAATGTAAAGAAATATGGAAGCTACTCCTAAGAGATTATTTAAGATACTTGGAAATATTCTAATATATAACCATGATATTATGAGATATCCCTCTAGATATTCTAACAGATTCTACACATTGTGGGAGCCCCTGAAGATTTTAGGTGTCTATAAAATTGAATCACTGAAAATTTTAGTTACAAATCAAAACTCagaattttgtaacaatttataaattaatattattttgctttATATTATCTGAACCCCCAAGGTCTGAGTTGGTAGCTATTGCCTAAGATGATTGCACTATTTAAGTTTATAATGAGACAAGTAATCAATAGAACTGCATCATATGTTTTGAGTTTgaacctttgttttttttttttggtgaatgaaCCATTATTTACCTCAGCTTTGAAATacttaagaaaaacaaaaataggtgATTCTTTTCCAGTCAATTTCTGCAGTATTTACTTAATTCTGTCAAATAATGCTAAGTTGTTCCCttgaaaataatgatttattttagttgttatattgaaaaaattGGTAGACCCAGGTTTACAGTTTGTTGATTCTACCTGCCGGCCTCTCTTTTAGATTTGATGCTGTTCATTATTTTGATAAGTGGTTATCGTGGGATATTACATTTTCCTACGTCTTAGTTCAATATACATGTGAGTGCAGAgtattactttattatttattaggatTTAACATGTTATTGCCTTGTTGTGTTTAATTTGATTCAGCTttgactatttattttaaaacttttttgtattttaatgtaGGGTCTTGATATCTACAACTCAAAGCAAGTGAGAGACAAGCAAATAGCACGGGTTATTGGAAAGGTTTGCTTATTCAGTTGTCTTTGTTCTTCTTAAGCATCTGTCCCAGATATATGTAATAAGTAATTCAATTATTCTGAATGCTTCTCGCGTGCTTATTGGTTATCTTCTGAATTTCCATGAAGTATTCAATCAATTCAATGCTTATTTGCAAGCTCTCCAACTGCTTTGTTGCATCATTATTTTCTACCTTGATTGCAGATAACAACAATTGCTGCTGCGATTAATCTTAGATTGGCAGGAAGGCCGCCTGTGCTTCCATCCAACAAACTTTCTTACACAGAGAACTTCCTATACATGCTAGATTCTTTGTATGTCTTGCTGTATTAAGTCTGATTGATATTTGGAATAACCTGAAgttgttttttgtgttttaagttattttttcttctgaatTCTGAGCTTCATGatggttttcatttttcttttcctctggctctgatacaaaaaaaatctatatctTATCAAAAGTAATAtgatttactttaaaaaaaaaaaagtagtattatttaatttttgatggTAGAATGTTAACTAcatatctaatttatttttgttatcgtGAGATTTATCAGCATAACTCAAATAAAATCTCCTTTAACCATGTTTTCAGTGGCAATCGATCATATAAACCTAATCCTCGACTAACTCGAGCGCTGGACATTATCTTCGTCCTGCATGCAGAACATGAAATGAATTGCTCTACATCTGCTGTACGTCACCTCTCATCAAGGTAGACATCTTACTACCTAAGCAAGAGGTTCCTGCAAATCAAACTTACAGAGTCAGCTTTGACTGATAACAGACACAATTTGGGCTAAGTAGATTTTCCAAGCAAAATGAAGCAACTTGCTTATATTATGTAACTATTACCTTATTTGTGCTTTGCAGTGGTGTTGATGTATATACTGCTATTGCTGGGGCTGTTGGAGCTCTATATGGACCTCTTCATGGTGGAGCCAATGAGGTAACGTAAATGGCTTAGGATGTTCTCATGATTATTTTCCAATTGCTTATTTAAATATGGAAAGCAAACAAAGCAGAAGTCTAACCTTTGACTGTACTCATTGAACGAGGCTAATGTAACTTTTGGTTATGCAGGCTGTCCTCAAAATGTTGAGTGAAATTGGAACTGTTGAGAACATTCCAGCATTCATTGAGGGTGTTAAAGCCAGGTGGCTAttactttccttttctttttcttttcatgtgtCTGTTTATCCTATCTGTGTAAAAAGGATGATGGTGTGATGACTTGCTCTTTTATGACTCCTATTTTTTGGGTCTCTTCACAGCCAGCAGGGAAAatgataagttttatttgatataCTGTCTGTTGCTTTTTCTCCAGGAAACGGAAGCTCAGTGGTTTTGGACATCGTGTGTACAAAAATTATGATCCAAGAGCAAAGGTCTTGAGGAAACTGACAGAGGAAGTGTTTTCCATTGTTGGCCGGGATCCTCTTATAGAGGTGTTTATCCATTTTTGTGCTTGCTATGTATCTTTTGTATAATCCTTACACTGGATATGCTGTTaaacaatatcaaaatattacattttgaaAGTTTTTTCCGTACATGTTATTTtgagacatttttttaaaaaatctgttGCAAACTATTTTGCATAGTTTTTACATATAATGTATATATGTACAAGTATTTGAAATAAATTCACGACAGTTCAGTCAAATTTTGTTACAGGAAAATTTCATATGCTTAAAGTGATGTCGACTCAGTTCCATATATTCAGTTTGAACTTGAAAGTTTCATCTGAAATTATTTGATTGTGCAGATTGCTGTTGCCTTGGAGAAGATTGCACTGTCTGATGAGTATTTCATCAAGAGGAAGCTATATCCAAATGTTGACTTCTACTCTGGACTGATTTATAGGTAACCTATTATTGCATCCAGTTTTTGTAACCAGGGAGGATAACAACATATGTTACTCCTCCCACATTATATGACTAGGATTGAGCTGATGGTTTTGTGCCATCAGGGCCATGGGGTTTCAACCTGAGTTTTTCACTGTTTTATTTGCCATCCCTCGAATGGCCGGGTACTTGGCACATTGGCGAGAGTCCTTGGATGATCCTGATACAAAGATTATGAGACCTCAACAGGTTATTTCCTTTCCTTAAATCATTTCTCTGGTTATATCATGATCTTGCATATTGGCATAATCATTCTTGGTTAATGTGTGCTGATATGCTTGTACGTATGATGTGCTGATATTCTTAGTTGTATCGGTGAGGCTGAATTATATCTTTAGCAATGGGAAATATTTGTAAATACAACAGACTGATATGGTAAACCAGTAGTGGATATATGCTGCTTACCCTGTGTCATTATTAGGCTTGATGTGGCGGAAATGACTTAAGCTGGGTTAGTTTTAGATTAAGGCTTGTTTGCATAAATTTCTCCATAAGCACTtatagaagaaaagaagaaaaaatgaaatatgtttctccaaaagttaaaattagcttatgcataaaCTAATTTGTAGAAGCACTTTCATATTAGCTTTATCCAAAAGCTGATTTTTAAGTTATGCATAAGCTAAATTTAACTTATGGAgaagcttatttcatttttcttattctaCTAATGCTTATGaaaaagtttatccaaatagATCTTAAATGGTAAGTAGTTTTCTGCCAACATTTTCTCATAGCAAGCATTCCACTTagcagttaaaaaaaatcacacaatatTTTGCTGTTATTTTCTTGGTAGTTGATGAAGTTTGATCACCATATCAGCCACACAAATGAGATGTTATTGCATAGACCATGTTTGTTTGTGCAGTTAGTGAATTACTCCCTCCATCCCAAAATAATAGTCATCCTAGGTTGTCTTATACAtactaagaaaaaataataaatagatgaaagaaAGTACTAATTTTGCAAAATTAACCTTACATTGTCATTAATCCATTTCTAGATTTTATAAttcatcattaatatataaGGGATATAAGtggaaaaaagtaattaatgttacattgaaaaactaaaatgataattataatgaggcacttttttttccttacatGACAATTATAATAAGATGGGGGAGTAATTGACTAGGGCAAATGTTACCATTTTATTACAGGTTTTTGGATTTTTGAGCTACTCTTATTATGACTATTTGATGTTCCAGGTTTATGTTGGGGAGTGGTTGAGGCATTATGCACCAATTAATCAAAGGACTGCATCAAGTAACACTGACAAACTTGGTCAATTGGCTGTATCAAACGCCTCAAAGAGGCGTCTTGCTGGATCTGGGGCTTAACTAGTGAAACTGCCAAGTGCTCAATAAGGTCCAGACTCcagagaaaaaattaattttttttctggtacataaaataagtttgtttgtttatgtataaaattatgatatcaaatagataaataaaatcatgaaatcAATAAGACCATGGtttcagtattttttttctatctgaaaaaaaaagaaagactcCTTGTATTTGCAATGTCATAACATAAATTGTATAATTCTGAAATCTCTATCTCAATATGGAATGTGGATCAGATGACATATGGAGGCTAGTACAATTGTTAGAGGTAGGGAGAGACTaagaaaaaactgaaaattaaatcattatAAATGGTTTAAAGGGAAATAATTGGTTTGTTAATACAATCTAAAATAGAATATTAGTGTTGTAAGCTTAAtgggaaaaaaaacttattatctTCGTTGTTTATGAGTTTTTTATTACCTAAATTTTCTTTGGTATAATCTAAATGAGGTaaggggttttctttaaaagcaTGTCACTGCATAAATTAAGCAAGCTGGTGGAATGTTGATGGGATTTGCAAGTTCCGGCTTTCAACTATTCAAGTAGGTCTTGTAGTAGACTAGTAGTTATGCTGATAATTTCATCAATATAAGTTGTAAAAATtgtgaataatttaaattaatgaatcAATCGAAAATAAATACTTATGAGGATAAACCAATACGGTCATGGTCGATGACTGAGTTTCTTAAtcatacttttaaaaatttgattccTTGGCCGTGTTATGGAgatatattgattttaaaagaaaaaaaatacttatgaaaATAAACAAACTAATAACTTTTGTGtgatattatgttttttaatcacCGATGCAAAGTtaaaagtggaaaagttttATCTTGTACCCAAAAGCTTTAGTAAACAGGAAAGATGAGGCAGGGGTTTGGGGTATTATCAAGCTTAATATATGAAAAcatcattttaacttttaaaatttaaataaatgtgtTGATAAATGAcatcagttatcttaagaaggggtgaattaatttatcactaacaaaacaaacttttaacccccttttaaatgatagacttagaatgcagaactagaaacaacaatcaatttaataattttctttaaacatacaaaattgcaataatataaatgagataagggaagagagaaatataaactcgatttatacctgaaccacacaggaacaacctttcccttgtgttcataaattcttacaacttaagagacccttggtcccttaatcaatctctttgaataagaagaagaagaattccttctttaagagaaagatattacaattgaagttcaTGGATGAattcttaatggatttgcaagtgtttgcccaaaaGTTGTTCAGAGAGCATTTGGGAATGAAGTTCtattggaatatctctctcatactttttgaagtcaaacacacatatataggtcCTTCGTGCATTTTCAagatggtttgaagagatgtgccTTTTCAAGAAGCTTTTTCTGATATTctttactggtaatcgattacagttatattttgaaggatcatgaagtttgaatttgaatttcaagagtttcattactggtaatcgattacaggttcaaaaatcaaattcaaaatcctttttaacagctatttttcaaacttttcttttcttctagtTACACTGCCtcttaatcgattaccagagcctttcATGTTTGACTTGATTTTTAGTTAATCTTAGAGTaagactttgtttgttgaagtaatcttgtGTTAATCTTAAAGCAATGTTTATCCTTTGAAATAACCTTacttgattcttctttgacatcatcaaaattcattcatgtattcatacattcacaaaatGTATATCTTATATTATTGTTCTtctctaaatat contains:
- the LOC100775180 gene encoding citrate synthase, glyoxysomal, whose product is MSKTTTSSEQTARNRLATLAAHLLPSDATSAAAILHPHRLSAPTGDLPPANLKGTLTVVDERTGKKYQIEVTPDGTVRASDFKKISSGKNDKGLKLYDPGYLNTAPVISRISYIDGDAGILRYRGYPIEDLAEKSTFTEVSYLILYGNLPSESQLAEWEFALSQHSAVPQGVLDMIESMPHDAHPMGMLVNAMSALSVFHPDANPALKGLDIYNSKQVRDKQIARVIGKITTIAAAINLRLAGRPPVLPSNKLSYTENFLYMLDSFGNRSYKPNPRLTRALDIIFVLHAEHEMNCSTSAVRHLSSSGVDVYTAIAGAVGALYGPLHGGANEAVLKMLSEIGTVENIPAFIEGVKARKRKLSGFGHRVYKNYDPRAKVLRKLTEEVFSIVGRDPLIEIAVALEKIALSDEYFIKRKLYPNVDFYSGLIYRAMGFQPEFFTVLFAIPRMAGYLAHWRESLDDPDTKIMRPQQVYVGEWLRHYAPINQRTASSNTDKLGQLAVSNASKRRLAGSGA